A genomic segment from Acyrthosiphon pisum isolate AL4f chromosome A3, pea_aphid_22Mar2018_4r6ur, whole genome shotgun sequence encodes:
- the LOC100570151 gene encoding uncharacterized protein LOC100570151, whose protein sequence is MAKKVGDSAELNYDMNYNLFLLKTSMQNLKTAQEKHSVNRWVHKLLASNKTVAEMKLRNDFMFHLVTAVQEGEIKAPFNQYPPSLPLSSLTYLLTGSAPSASGKDGKKGAGAWECDLSSEDTEKPMLYRQSPDGGAFLAAQPVPKCGAFCYLAVVSKPPAKDGDKPKL, encoded by the exons atggcaAAGAAAGTTGGAGACTCAGCCGAACTCAACTACGACATGaactataatttgtttcttttgAAGACTTCTATGCAAAACTTGAAAACAGCACagg AAAAACACAGTGTGAACCGTTGGGTGCACAAACTGTTGGCGAGCAATAAGACGGTCGCCGAGATGAAGCTCCGTAACGATTTCATGTTCCACCTGGTAACGGCCGTCCAGGAGGGCGAGATCAAGGCACCTTTCAACCAGTATCCGCCGTCGTTGCCGCTCAGCAGTCTGACGTACCTGCTAACCGGCAGCGCACCCAGTGCTAGTGGCAAGGACGGAAAAAAAGGCGCTGGCGCTTGGGAGTGTGACCTGTCCAGCGAAGACACGGAAAAACCCATGCTGTACAGACAATCGCCCGACGGCGGAGCCTTTTTGGCCGCACAACCTGTACCGAAGTGTGGAGCGTTCTGTTACTTGGCCGTTGTCAGCAAGCCACCGGCAAAGGACGGCGACAAGCCCAAGTTGTAA